Proteins encoded in a region of the Triticum dicoccoides isolate Atlit2015 ecotype Zavitan chromosome 3A, WEW_v2.0, whole genome shotgun sequence genome:
- the LOC119273528 gene encoding cysteine-rich receptor-like protein kinase 10, giving the protein MDMVIVLFLLLPFVGAEWQVCGSSGNYTSNSTYQANLLLLSSTLPNKAVSNTTSLFATATTGDALDIVYALALCRGDTTDASDCESCVAAAFPDAQQICPYNKDATLYYDACMLRFSNHNFLLANSTEDQKSWITLRNNLNFTTGGDSAKHLLLMRLNSTAQAAANSSRRFITSRLGVDLVPTTVYCLMQCTPDLTPDDCAACLQLVLKHTIKSLGGAQGGRILGTRCSMRYELYHFYEGVPMLAIPAVNGTRPAPTPATRYPHSQSHPPAAAPPRLAQTTIQEQQGRNSRKRVVWIIAVVAPLLSILLCFICSVIWLRRRRKGKENLNDQVATNRPEEDELVWRLEEKSSEFTLFDFSEILHATHNFSKENLLGQGGFGPVYKGQLPDGMQIAVKRLASHSGQGFTEFKNEVELIAKLQHNNLVRLLGCCIKGEEKLLVYEYLPNKSLDFFIFERNRTTFIDWNRRRVIIEGIAQGLLYLHKHSRLRIIHRDLKASNILLDQDMNPKISDFGLAKIFSSNDSQGSTKRVVGTYGYMSPEYASEGIYSIKSDVFSFGVLLLEILSGKRNSGFYQYGDFLNLLGYSWQLWEGRTWVELLDASIVKEIHTSDARKYINIALLCVQESADDRPTMSDVVAMLNSESVILPEPNHPGYFNLRVSKTHEFFVPCSNNDVTITEEPDGR; this is encoded by the exons ATGGACATGGTTATCGTCCTCTTCCTTCTCCTGCCTTTCGTTGGTGCCGAATGGCAAGTGTGCGGCAGCAGCGGCAACTACACATCAAACAGCACCTACCAAGCCAACCTCCTGCTCCTCTCCTCCACCCTTCCCAACAAGGCCGTGTCCAACACCACCAGCCTCTTCGCCACCGCCACCACCGGCGATGCTCTGGACATCGTCTACGCCCTCGCGCTCTGCCGTGGGGACACCACCGACGCCTCGGACTGCGAGAGCTGCGTGGCTGCCGCCTTCCCCGATGCCCAGCAGATCTGCCCCTACAATAAGGACGCCACCTTGTACTACGATGCCTGCATGCTCAGGTTCTCCAACCATAATTTTCTTCTTGCCAACAGCACCGAAGATCAGAAGAGCTGGATCACCCTCCGGAACAACCTCAACTTCACCACAGGCGGCGACTCCGCCAAGCACTTGCTGTTGATGCGTCTCAACAGCACGGCCCAAGCGGCTGCAAACAGCTCGAGGAGGTTCATCACCTCGCGCTTAGGCGTCGACCTCGTCCCGACGACGGTGTACTGCCTTATGCAGTGCACGCCCGACCTCACGCCCGACGACTGCGCGGCTTGTTTACAGCTTGTTTTGAAGCATACGATCAAGTCCCTAGGTGGAGCGCAAGGTGGTCGAATTCTCGGGACACGGTGTAGCATGAGGTACGAGCTATACCACTTCTACGAAGGGGTCCCCATGCTTGCAATTCCGGCCGTCAACGGCACTAGGCCAGCGCCCACGCCCGCTACCAGGTACCCACATTCCCAGTCACACCCACCAGCTGCGGCGCCTCCCCGGCTGGCGCAGACGACCATCCAAGAACAGCAGG GACGCAACTCACGCAAGAGGGTGGTGTGGATTATTGCTGTGGTGGCTCCACTCCTGTCAATACTCCTATGCTTCATCTGTTCGGTTATATGGCTGAGAAGACGAAGAAAAG GAAAGGAAAACTTAAACGATCAGGTTGCCACCAATAGACCAGAAGAAGACGAACTTGTCTGGAGATTGGAGGAGAAGAGTTCAGAGTTCACTCTCTTTGACTTCTCTGAGATATTGCATGCCACACATAACTTCTCCAAAGAAAACCTACTTGGACAAGGTGGTTTTGGCCCTGTCTACAAG GGCCAATTACCAGATGGAATGCAAATCGCAGTCAAAAGGCTTGCCTCACATTCAGGACAGGGTTTTACAGAATTCAAAAATGAAGTTGAACTTATTGCAAAATTACAACATAATAATCTTGTCAGGCTCTTGGGATGCTGCATTAAGGGAGAGGAAAAACTATTGGTGTATGAATATTTGCCAAATAAGAGCTTGGACTTCTTTATATTTG AAAGAAACAGGACAACTTTTATTGATTGGAACAGAAGACGTGTGATAATCGAAGGGATAGCCCAAGGTCTTCTCTATCTCCACAAGCACTCTCGGCTACGCATCATACACAGAGACCTTAAGGCCAGCAACATTCTCTTGGACCAGGACATGAATCCTAAAATTTCTGATTTTGGCCTAGCAAAAATATTCAGCTCCAATGATAGTCAGGGAAGCACAAAGAGGGTAGTAGGAACAta TGGTTACATGTCTCCGGAGTATGCATCTGAAGGCATTTACTCAATCAAATCAGATGTGTTCAGCTTTGGCGTGTTACTTCTTGAGATCCTTAGTGGAAAAAGGAATTCTGGTTTCTACCAGTACGGAGACTTTCTTAACCTTCTTGGATAT TCATGGCAACTCTGGGAAGGACGAACGTGGGTTGAGCTTCTAGATGCATCAATTGTAAAGGAGATCCATACATCAGATGCTAGGAAGTACATTAACATTGCACTGTTGTGTGTACAAGAAAGTGCAGATGATCGACCCACCATGTCAGATGTCGTTGCAATGTTAAACAGCGAGAGTGTTATTCTCCCCGAACCAAATCATCCAGGATACTTCAACCTAAGGGTGTCTAAGACACATGAATTTTTTGTCCCATGTAGTAATAATGATGTAACCATCACTGAGGAGCCAGATGGTAGATAG